One part of the Clostridium thermosuccinogenes genome encodes these proteins:
- a CDS encoding MATE family efflux transporter: MKQIASTGAFSKFRNTFIGDRKFYTTVFMLVLPLIVQNAISNFVNLLDNIMIGQVGTPQMSGVAIANQLIFVFNLTIFGGLSGAGIFGAQFFGAEDHDGLRYTVRFKLWTITVTLAVAIALFLTRGDQLIFLYLTGEGDAAERAAMLEYGRSYLRIMLWGLLPFTLSQAYGGTLREMGETLLPMKASLAGVITNLCLNYILIYGKLGFPALGVEGAAIATVISRFVELAIIFVYAHRHPGRFRFVEGLYRSIRIPKGLAFNIFKKGIPLLVNELFWSLGMTTLMQIFSTRGLNVVAAINISNTITNLFNVFIFSMGSAVAVMVGQALGANDIPRAKQTAWRLMFFNVCICIVVGGALAVTSPFIPYIYNTTDDVRMLATRFMLTCAMYMGFNAVTNCVYFTIRSGGKTFITFLFDSVYTWVVFVPVTYVLARFTSLDISILYPICYSTDIIKFIIGIIIIKSGNWAQNIVSDTTSNVCNECVEPNADAL, encoded by the coding sequence ATGAAGCAAATTGCATCAACAGGCGCTTTTAGCAAATTCCGTAACACATTTATAGGGGATCGCAAATTTTATACCACAGTATTTATGCTGGTGCTGCCACTTATTGTGCAGAACGCCATTTCTAACTTTGTTAACCTTTTGGACAATATCATGATAGGGCAGGTAGGAACGCCTCAAATGTCGGGTGTTGCCATTGCCAACCAGCTTATCTTTGTATTTAACCTGACCATATTTGGTGGTCTTTCGGGTGCAGGCATATTCGGTGCACAGTTTTTTGGTGCAGAAGATCATGATGGCTTGCGTTATACGGTGCGGTTCAAGCTCTGGACCATTACTGTCACTTTAGCGGTTGCAATTGCTTTATTTCTGACAAGAGGAGACCAATTGATTTTCCTGTATCTGACTGGAGAAGGGGATGCTGCCGAGAGAGCGGCCATGCTCGAGTACGGAAGGAGTTACCTTCGTATAATGCTTTGGGGGCTATTGCCGTTCACCCTGTCACAGGCATACGGTGGAACACTCCGTGAGATGGGAGAGACCCTGCTTCCAATGAAGGCTAGCTTGGCTGGCGTAATTACCAATCTCTGCCTGAATTACATATTGATCTATGGAAAGCTTGGGTTCCCGGCCTTAGGTGTTGAAGGTGCAGCTATAGCAACGGTTATTTCACGCTTTGTGGAGCTTGCTATAATTTTTGTGTACGCCCATAGACACCCCGGTAGGTTCCGGTTTGTTGAAGGTCTTTATCGGTCAATAAGAATTCCTAAAGGTCTTGCTTTTAATATATTCAAAAAGGGAATACCGCTCCTGGTGAATGAGCTGTTCTGGTCGTTGGGTATGACCACTTTGATGCAGATATTCTCAACTCGTGGATTAAATGTGGTAGCAGCCATCAACATATCAAACACCATAACGAATTTATTCAATGTATTTATCTTTTCCATGGGTTCCGCAGTTGCTGTTATGGTTGGCCAGGCTCTGGGAGCCAACGATATTCCGCGTGCAAAGCAAACTGCATGGAGGCTTATGTTTTTCAATGTTTGCATCTGCATTGTGGTTGGTGGTGCGCTTGCTGTTACGTCGCCCTTCATTCCGTATATCTACAATACTACCGATGACGTACGTATGCTGGCTACCCGTTTCATGCTGACATGTGCCATGTATATGGGTTTTAATGCAGTGACCAACTGTGTATATTTCACCATACGCTCTGGGGGTAAAACGTTCATAACATTCCTTTTTGACAGTGTTTATACTTGGGTTGTATTTGTTCCGGTTACCTATGTACTAGCACGTTTTACATCTCTGGATATTTCGATACTTTACCCGATTTGCTATTCGACTGACATTATAAAGTTCATAATCGGGATAATAATTATTAAAAGCGGGAATTGGGCACAGAATATTGTCTCGGATACTACTTCCAATGTGTGTAATGAGTGTGTTGAACCCAATGCTGATGCGTTGTAA